CCTGGCAGTCTACAGAAATCAGGAAAACAGCATAAAAAACCGCTCTGGTGGGAACGAACTTAAGAGCGGAGTTACTAGGATACAGACAGCGGGAGAATAATTTGGTGCAAATTGGACTCGAGAGACGAAGTCTTTTATGAGTTCTCCGCGGTCGCTAGGCTTCAACTCAAAAAACTCGCTAGACATTAAATTAGCGCGTCGAAATTCATTCAAATAATTGAGGAGCCCGGGAAACTTTTGCCACTCGATGAATGACGTGAAAGCTAAAATAACTTTTATACCTGGGAATGTTGTGGTATAGCTGCTTAACTTTATTTTTTGGTCAATCGCAACAGTTCGAAACCATTCTTCAACATCAATTTCTTCACTGTCATCACGTAGCCATACTTCCCACCAAAACAGTTCAGATTCCGTAGGAAAAGTATTTTTAGTACCAGTCCAGTAATCTTTAAGTCGAACTGGGCGTATATAATTGATGCCAGATGCTAGTGATTCGTAGCGTGGATTTCCATATTTAGTATTTTTATATTGATAGATTTCAAACTTTTTTTGTAAAGAGTGGAGTTCCTCTTCAGGTATGGCAATCAAAAACTGAAGTCGTCCCTCAAATTCTTTAGCATTGACAACATGGACGCCTTTTGAATTTTCGATTCGATCTAAGTCTAACTTGAAATCTGGACTCTCAATGAAGTTCAAAGGAATAAATTGTAAGTTCTGTCGAACTGGTTCAATTTCTTGCTGCTTTTCTGCATAATGCTTTGCTGTATTAAGATCAGCGAGCAAAACTTGAGCGTGTGTTACTCGATCAGGTTTTTTTTTATCAGAATCACGGGGAGGGAGATTAGTTGTGGTAAAAGTCTCAGACGATCTTGTGTTGTTAAGAATGAGGTTTCTGTAAGCTGTCATTACAATACTTTTTACCTTTTAAAAACTTCTTCTATTTAGGCGTGCCTCAATTTCTTCAATAAGTTTATCAGTTCGGATTGAGCGTCTGTTATCTAAAACTGCTTCCTTTGCTGCTTCATCACAAGCTCGACATATTTCAGCATGGCTTAATCCTTCGGCAGTCTTTGCAACAAGTTTGCGATCTTGTGCATTAAGATTAAACGCTGCAAGCCGGTTTGCAATTAGTTGGTCTATTTCTTGGAGGCATGGAAGACGATATTTTATGATATCATCAAATCGCCTGAATAAAGCCTCATCGAGGATACCATCTAAGTTCGTAGCGGCGATGATCAAACTATCTGAATCATCTTGTTCTAGAAACTGAAGAAACGAATTTAGAACACGTCGAATTTCTCCCACATCATTGTTTCCAGAACGCATAGCCCCAATGGCATCAAATTCGTCAAATAGATAAACACCTGGTGTTTGATGCATTGATTCAAAAATAGCGAAGAGTTTGGCCGCAGTTTCTCCCATGTACTTTGTAAGGAGCGAATGAAACTGGACAGTGAAAAGCGGTAGTTTTAGACTGCCAGCAAGAGCCCATGATGTCATTGTTTTTCCAACACCAGGGGGGCCTACAAGTAGTAGCTTTCTTTTTGCAGTAAGTCCATGTTCCCTTAATTTTGAATGCTGGCGATACTCAATAACTACTTGTTGAAGAAGTTTCATTTGATCTTCTGATAACACCATATCAGTAAGATGTGTTTTAGGATAAGTCGCAGCTAAAAGTGTGGCTAATTCACCACTTGGACGTGCTATCGGTAAGGTGCCGGTAATTTTTGCTTCTCGTTGTTTACCTCTAATTTCATCAACGAGTTCTTTTAATTCAGACCCTAGTTTGCTTTTACCACTCCGTGCTTCATGGGCAGCAATTTGTAAGGCAACCGACACGAATTTTTCATTGTCAGCATCCCCGTAGCTCTTAATTAATGCTTTGATTTGTTGAGCAGTTGCCACTTCTGCCTACCCTTGTTAACAAAATATTATTCTACAACTGAATGAGTAATTAAGCTTTTCACTCGTATTAATTACCTATGGGATAACTAATTTTACTCTTATGCGAGTCCCAAAACCGTGATAAAAGCTTTGATTTGTGGTCGGCATTCTTTATTTGGATAGCGATTGTATGTACACTTATGCGTGGTGGTGTGATGTCCAATTGTATTTGTATCGGCAGGAATCGTTTTTGAAATAACTGATAAGAACGAATTTCTGCATTAGGCAAAATGGGGGGACTGTTCCTCTGGAAACCG
This sequence is a window from Gimesia chilikensis. Protein-coding genes within it:
- a CDS encoding AAA family ATPase; translation: MATAQQIKALIKSYGDADNEKFVSVALQIAAHEARSGKSKLGSELKELVDEIRGKQREAKITGTLPIARPSGELATLLAATYPKTHLTDMVLSEDQMKLLQQVVIEYRQHSKLREHGLTAKRKLLLVGPPGVGKTMTSWALAGSLKLPLFTVQFHSLLTKYMGETAAKLFAIFESMHQTPGVYLFDEFDAIGAMRSGNNDVGEIRRVLNSFLQFLEQDDSDSLIIAATNLDGILDEALFRRFDDIIKYRLPCLQEIDQLIANRLAAFNLNAQDRKLVAKTAEGLSHAEICRACDEAAKEAVLDNRRSIRTDKLIEEIEARLNRRSF